A genome region from Ignavibacteriota bacterium includes the following:
- a CDS encoding amidohydrolase family protein codes for MEQRIFIDANAWVGRRGLKDIETPFETETLLEEMEWCGIQGALIAHALGKEYTPDWGNRALLHELKKSPRLYGVWSVMPHHTGEMAPPREVIQQMRDNNIRAAKMYPRTHHYFFNEDSCGALLSALEEEEILLILEGGGTYGPDIMDPANQVLLSELDAMLTLHPRLPVLLQNSRWDATRYLHTLMTKHPRLHMEFSSHQGNHALEEFAGWFGVERVLFGSGALDKSPGAAKAFVDYCTLPEEQKMLIAGGNIARLLKLKQGPPMYRAKRTKDTILAAAREGRPIRDALVIDAHAHIAHDGAVGVGFIHQPFSDAQSMWERAKLMGIKQIHMSAWLSVWSGHDDGNRVTADAMKRFPKFYYGYAALHPAYVKDWKKEIARVHGKHRMTGLKPYHPRTDLGYSDPAWSTWFDYGNRHRLYTLLHPSANFGPELDVILPKYPDMTFILAHQGGSFKEARRGIEYAQKYKNVALEITLTAATYKVIEFMAEHAGADRVLFGTDQPMRDPIPQFGWMAYAHCTLEEKRKMFGLNMKKILQRVRW; via the coding sequence ATGGAGCAGCGTATCTTCATAGATGCAAATGCGTGGGTCGGACGGCGCGGGCTTAAGGATATCGAGACACCCTTCGAGACCGAGACCCTGCTGGAGGAGATGGAGTGGTGTGGGATCCAGGGTGCGCTGATCGCGCATGCGCTGGGGAAAGAATATACCCCCGACTGGGGCAACCGTGCGTTGCTGCACGAGCTGAAGAAGAGTCCGCGCCTCTATGGCGTCTGGAGCGTGATGCCGCACCACACCGGCGAGATGGCCCCGCCCCGTGAGGTCATCCAGCAGATGCGCGACAACAACATCCGTGCTGCCAAGATGTATCCCCGCACGCATCATTATTTCTTCAACGAAGACAGTTGTGGTGCACTGCTCTCGGCTCTTGAGGAGGAAGAGATCCTTCTCATCCTTGAGGGGGGTGGGACGTACGGCCCCGATATCATGGACCCGGCGAATCAGGTGCTGCTCAGCGAACTCGACGCGATGCTGACACTGCATCCACGCCTGCCGGTCCTTTTGCAGAATTCACGGTGGGATGCGACGCGGTATCTCCATACCCTGATGACCAAGCATCCCCGCCTTCATATGGAGTTCTCGAGCCACCAGGGCAACCACGCCCTGGAGGAATTCGCCGGGTGGTTCGGTGTGGAGCGTGTGCTCTTCGGGTCGGGCGCACTCGACAAGTCGCCCGGTGCTGCCAAGGCGTTCGTGGACTATTGCACGCTGCCGGAAGAGCAGAAGATGCTGATCGCCGGCGGGAACATCGCACGCCTCCTCAAGTTGAAGCAGGGCCCCCCGATGTACCGGGCGAAGCGTACGAAGGACACGATCCTTGCGGCCGCCCGCGAAGGAAGACCGATCCGCGACGCGCTGGTCATCGATGCCCATGCGCACATCGCCCACGACGGCGCGGTGGGCGTCGGGTTCATCCATCAGCCGTTCTCCGATGCGCAGTCGATGTGGGAACGGGCAAAGTTGATGGGCATCAAGCAGATCCATATGAGCGCGTGGCTGTCGGTGTGGTCGGGCCATGACGATGGCAATCGGGTCACGGCCGACGCCATGAAACGGTTCCCGAAGTTCTACTACGGTTACGCCGCGCTCCATCCGGCCTACGTGAAGGATTGGAAGAAAGAGATCGCGCGCGTGCACGGCAAGCACCGCATGACGGGGCTCAAGCCCTATCACCCGCGCACGGATCTCGGCTACAGCGACCCGGCATGGTCGACCTGGTTCGACTACGGCAACCGGCACCGCCTGTACACGCTGCTGCACCCGTCAGCGAACTTCGGGCCGGAGCTCGATGTGATCCTTCCGAAGTACCCGGATATGACGTTCATCCTGGCGCACCAGGGGGGGTCGTTCAAGGAAGCGCGGCGTGGCATCGAGTACGCACAGAAGTACAAGAATGTGGCCCTGGAGATCACGCTGACGGCTGCGACCTATAAGGTCATCGAGTTCATGGCGGAGCATGCCGGGGCGGACCGCGTCTTGTTCGGTACGGACCAGCCGATGCGCGATCCGATCCCGCAGTTCGGGTGGATGGCGTATGCGCACTGCACGCTTGAGGAGAAGCGGAAGATGTTCGGCCTCAATATGAAGAAGATCCTCCAGCGTGTGAGGTGGTGA